The following are encoded in a window of Psilocybe cubensis strain MGC-MH-2018 chromosome 4, whole genome shotgun sequence genomic DNA:
- a CDS encoding Lysine-specific permease gives MASPEEKTAASSSRSSISKHEPGTDNDNGDLPKPSNHNSRSGTAVSRLWRALRAEKGNETQRGMQSRHLMMIAIGGTIGTGIFLSAGSAIALAGPGSALLSYFVVGLFVYTVVIALGEMSSMYPVSGAFSVFGARFVSPALGFTLGWNYWLQWSLSIPSELTAAAVILQYWTDALQPWHWAIVIIVPIFAIQLIHVRVYGESEYWFAMIKVVMIIFFIIVGLIFDWGGVKGHPGPGLSNFQNGQAFIGGFAAFAQTFVYAFYSFGGIELVAVAAGESAKPYKSVPRAIKATFFRIILFYILTILTIGLCINHADDTLLTAAFDSDVAASPITVVFVRAGFGAAAHVVNAVLLTAVLSATNSCFYASSRMLLSLARSGHAPRVFGWVNSRGVPVPALMMALAFACLTFLTTIWGEGVAFTWLLNITGISALLVWTSIGAISIRFRTAYKAQGRSLKDLPYRQPLYPLLPIGVIILGTLMFVAQGYAAVRQEPFEARNVVATYIGVALYIILYTGYTLYEKYVLRRPLSSHFVPLQEVDLDTDAVWAPGEGESIRAADRKARKERIQASDRPGLTRVGVWVRRYVN, from the exons ATGGCGTCCCCCGAGGAGAAGACCGCTGCTTCTTCATCAAGATCCAGTATCTCCAAACATGAACCTGGAACcgacaatgacaatggcGACCTACCCAAGCCCAGCAATCACAACTCGCGTTCGGGCACGGCAGTCAGCAGGCTATGGAGGGCACTTCGCGCAGAGAAGGGAAATGAGACGCAGCGCGGGATGCAGAGTCGGcatttgatgatgattg CTATTGGAGGTACCATTGGTACAGGCATATTTCTGAGTGCGGGGTCG GCTATCGCGTTAGCCGGTCCTGGAAGTGCACTACTCTCCTATTTTGTTGTTGGACTTTTCGTTTACACCGTAGTGATTGCCCT AGGcgaaatgtcatccatgtacCCTGTGTCAGGCGCCTTCTCGGTATTTGGCGCGCGATTCGTGTCTCCTGCCCTGGGCTTTACTCTAGGATGGAATTACTGGTTACAATG GAGTCTTTCAATTC CAAGCGAATTGACAGCAGCGGCTGTCATTCTACAATACTGGACAGATGCTTTGCAACCGTGGCATTGGGCCATCGTTATCATCGTTCCAATTTTTGCGATTCAGTTAATCCATGTCAGGGTGTACG GAGAATCGGAATACTGGTTTGCAATGATAAAAGTGGTCATgatcattttcttcatcatAGTAGGGTTGATTTTCGACTGGGGAGGAGTAAAAGGCCATCCTGGCCCT GGACTTTCCAATTTCCAAAACGGCCAAGCATTCATCGGTGGCTTTGCAGCATTTGCGCAGACCTTCGTATATGCGTTCTATTCTTTCGGAGGCATCGAGCTCGTCGCGGTTGCCGCTGGCGAATCCGCGAAGCCATACAAATCAGTTCCTCGCGCGATCAAAGCTACCTTCTTCCGCATCATCTTGTTCTATATCCTTACTATTTTGACTATTGGGCTGTGTATCAACCATGCGGATGATACTTTACTCACAGCGGCATTTG ACAGTGACGTGGCTGCGTCGCCGATCACCGTTGTTTTTGTACGCGCGGGTTTTGGCGCAGCGGCGCACGTCGTCAATGCAGTGCTACTCACTGCAGTCTTGTCCGCGACAAATTCGTGTTTCTACGCCAGCTCACGAATGCTACTCTCGCTCGCCCGATCCGGCCACGCGCCGCGCGTCTTTGGTTGGGTCAACAGCCGCGGTGTGCCCGTTCCTGCTCTGAT GATGGCCCTCGCCTTTGCATGCCTCACATTCTTGACCACAATCTGGGGTGAAGGCGTTGCGTTTACATGGCTGCTGAACATTACAGGCATCTCCGCCCTGCTCGTGTGGACCAGCATCGGCGCTATATCGATTCGATTCAGAACGGCGTATAAAGCGCAAGGACGGTCGTTGAAGGATCTGCCGTATCGCCAGCCTCTGTACCCATTGCTGCCTATCGGTGTGATTATCCTGGGGACGCTGATGTTCGTCGCGCAGGGGTATGCGGCTGTGAGACAGGAGCCGTTCGAGGCAAGG AACGTGGTGGCCACCTACATCGGCGTCGCGCTTTATATCATCCTCTACACAGGGTACACACTGTACGAGAAGTACGTCCTGCGCCGTCCGCTCAGCAGTCACTTTGTTCCACTTCAAGAGGTCGATCTCGACACGGACGCTGTCTGGGCTCCAGGCGAGGGCGAGTCTATACGTGCTGCGGACCGCAAAGCCCGCAAAGAGAGGATTCAAGCGAGCGACCGGCCGGGATTGACGAGGGTAGGGGTCTGGGTGAGGAGATACGTTAATTGa
- a CDS encoding Chitin synthase 6 — MASPQTTQAIASGDLVDLVSSSGKATIYPSDDTLLAVLHARFRADLPYTRIGPTALVAVNPYKSLASTSDASAQEYVERCYRDTTPVGVGVGGPRPLQPHVYEMAATVYMLMRRRGESQRVLARGITGSGKTTSLRLLTTHLLRLSTHTKKEHKLADQIKSLHIVLDAFGNAKTLMSPNASRHGRLLELHFTSTGRIASAKVLTYALDKARLVSLAHEERTYHVFYQLLAGATPAERDTYQLEDPSEYALLASSGCYRLPAGPFSDDAAGMGELRDALRVLGFKPKHTSAIFSVLVAVLLLGNLEFADGDAHDTSAHVVNAHVLEHAARLLGVPPDELGQVLTNRTSYVRKELYTVLLNAEQSARQRDGLVRDLYAILFAFIVETCNHRLAPLSTDPPPHAQIAILDQAGFQSRGPSGTSSMSLSGAQPLISAYGPNTFDEFTVNFCDELVHSYVLRHVFDDSVGANAGMVRDGVGGVLPQVDVMDNGACVEMLRGAGLGERAARKPGGMLGVLGKACAAYKSGKEKNGENRDEEMVAELAAKFSVHSSFSAGGQQERRQFGVNHYAGSASYDARGFVEKDADLLDSACVALLRGSAETFVAKLFSGPSLAAERHSKDETIVVQAQVSSRPLRAPTSLPQEPDSEQQQQHPRLDPGKTYPVTTQLNMTLSDIFNALDTLNGPSSPTPLFTITCLRPNDSLSPNSFDKRRIKAQVRALLLPDLVARRSAADLPVTYTREAFCERYVPTMRGDTGERVRQCARANGWVEERDYVLGEERVWVGYGAWKGVEDAVRAREREAEGGRGSAEDEFGGEAGYVDDNNTDYTHGTAEGGNGNGLAPPSGYFGDSADNLLVSRTGADGARYHDANAHYGEGGLRTPRTPKGYADADDAGVWGSEYENEHKGSPEILPYGSNANNGGNSGTKEMVIKDAPNAVEELPTTTSRRWWLRLVWLTTWWIPSPLLRLLGRMKRPDVRLAWREKVTIFWLIFLFNAIVIFYIVEFGRLLCPRFDKVWSIGEVNEHQGDEDFWVAIQGTVYDVSNFVHGDHSNGYFGIKSNSPDVLSQMAGQDLTYYFPPPLSLGCAGLVNNGQVALQRQNWTDFAPLAHHVSGALQTQAPDMENERWYVDTFLKVMKPMAKGPLVIESKTIRAMAADDNVAKVWGVYENQLFDLTDYVFTLSQQISAPEYAFLDSDLVNVFKQRSGQDITAPLNAVLDSFNSTYRAQHTSCLKNVFLAGEPDFRKSARCQVQNYLLIVFSVIMMASILVKFLAALQLGSRRQPELQDKFVLCQVPCYTEGEDSLRRTIDSLAALNYDDKRKLIFIICDGNIIGHGNDRTTPRIVLDILGVDAGVDPEPLLFKSVGEGSKALNYGKVYSGLYEFEGHIVPYMVVVKVGKPTERSKPGNRGKRDSQILVMHYLNRVHFDAPMSPLELEIYHQMRNVIGIDPAFYEYIFTVDADTTVTPDSLNRLVACSADDSSIIGICGETKLTNEDGSWWTMIQVYEYYISHHLSKAFESLFGSVTCLPGCFSLYRIRTADKGRPIIISNRIIEEYAEPNIFNDAFDETFSDVQDQVYAGCDGAYDGAGELEDFVFAEEEMLPATVVYLIYLVIVVALKKAALPTIALIMLAVTYGLQALIFIIKREFMLVGWMIVYLLSYPVYSFFLPVYSFWCMDEFSWGNTRVVIGEGKEKKVITNEDEKFDESMIPLKKFSEYEAEAWETATRHSDDTGYDSKARSKSHGQGQHAQRSRDASPHANANAYNSASQSGDYYRDTNVMMQMQRTGGSQLSHSNVSMHLAGQQQQQQQQQQQMQQQQQTMSQYGMPQIPPFMPFGQGPGSVAGSDYAHNAGVGVGGMGMLPPLGYQNSGTMSMYGMMPPSLNPMMTGGAMSLFGAGGAIGGGGLGGGAGGGGGGGSVSGSQSGHGHGLGGGAMPPTLPQTLNRPMSTFSMATSVNPFAGPSLNPNPSDDELFSALRNYLSTQDLMSVTKKTAREAIAAKFPKADMASRKEFLNQSIDKILSES, encoded by the exons ATGGCTTCCCCGCAGACAACACAGGCCATCGCCTCGGGCGACCTCGTCGACCTCGTCTCCTCCTCGGGCAAAGCGACCATCTACCCCTCCGACGACACCCTCCTCGCCGTCCTCCACGCCCGCTTCCGCGCCGACCTCCCCTACACCCGCATCGGGCCCACCGCCCTCGTCGCTGTCAACCCGTACAAAAGCCTCGCTAGTACGAGCGACGCCAGTGCGCAGGAGTATGTCGAGCGGTGTTATAGGGATACCACCCcggtgggtgtgggtgtgggtgggcCACGGCCGCTCCAGCCGCATGTGTATGAGATGGCTGCGACGGTGTATATGCTTATGCGCAGGCGGGGCGAGAGCCAGCGTGTCCTTGCTCG CGGCATCACCGGCTCAGGCAAAACCACCTCCCTCCGCCTGCTCACCAcccacctcctccgcctATCCACACACACGAAAAAGGAGCACAAGCTCGCTGACCAAATCAAATCCCTCCACATTGTCCTAGACGCTTTCGGCAACGCCAAAACTCTAATGTCGCCCAACGCCTCGCGGCACGGCCGGCTGCTCGAGCTGCACTTCACATCCACCGGCCGCATCGCATCTGCAAAAGTCCTCACGTACGCACTGGACAAAGCGCGCTTAGTCTCCCTCGCACACGAAGAGCGCACGTACCACGTGTTTTACCAGCTCCTCGCCGGCGCGACGCCAGCGGAGCGGGATACCTATCAGCTGGAAGATCCGTCGGAGTATGCGCTGCTAGCTTCGTCCGGGTGCTACAGGCTCCCCGCGGGCCCGTTCAGCGACGACGCAGCGGGGATGGGCGAGCTGCGCGATGCGCTGCGGGTGCTGGGGTTCAAGCCGAAACATACATCAGCGATATTCAGCGTGCTCGTCGCGGTGCTCTTACTAGGCAACCTCGAATTCGCCGACGGCGACGCGCACGACACCTCCGCGCACGTGGTGAACGCGCACGTCCTGGAACACGCCGCGCGCCTGCTGGGTGTCCCGCCCGACGAGCTGGGGCAGGTTCTGACGAACCGGACGAGTTACGTGCGCAAGGAGCTGTACACTGTCTTGCTTAATGCCGAGCAGAGCGCGAGGCAGCGCGATGGGCTTGTAAGGGACTTGTATGCGATTTTGTTTGCGTTTATAGTGGAGACGTGTAATCACCGCCTTGCACCACTATCCACGGACCCTCCGCCCCACGCGCAAATTGCGATACTGGACCAAGCGGGATTCCAAAGCCGGGGTCCATCCGGGACGAGCTCGATGTCGCTCTCAGGTGCACAACCGCTGATATCCGCGTACGGACCCAACACGTTCGATGAATTCACCGTCAACTTCTGCGACGAGCTCGTGCATTCGTATGTGCTGCGGCACGTGTTTGACGATAGTGTCGGTGCGAACGCGGGGATGGTGCGGGATGGGGTTGGCGGGGTGTTGCCGCAGGTGGATGTGATGGACAACGGGGCGTGTGTGGAGATGCTGCGCGGGGCGGGGTTAGGCGAGAGAGCGGCGCGGAAGCCGGGGGGCATGTTGGGTGTGCTGGGTAAAGCCTGCGCGGCGTATAAATCGggcaaagagaaaaatgggGAGAACAGGGACGAGGAGATGGTCGCCGAGCTCGCCGCCAAGTTCAGCGTGCATTCGTCGTTCTCCGCTGGTGGACAGCAGGAGAGAAGGCAGTTTGGTGTGAACCATTATGCGGGGAGTGCGAGCTATGATGCGCGTGGGTTTGTAGAGAAAGACGCGGACTTGCTCGATTCGGCGTGTGTTGCGCTCCTGCGCGGTTCCGCGGAGACCTTTGTCGCGAAATTGTTCTCCGGGCCGAGTCTAGCGGCCGAGCGGCACAGTAAAGACGAGACCATCGTCGTCCAAGCGCAAGTCTCCTCCCGTCCACTCCGTGCGCCTACCTCGCTCCCCCAGGAACCCGACTccgagcagcagcagcagcatccgAGATTGGATCCAGGGAAAACGTACCCCGTGACCACACAGCTCAATATGACGCTAAGCGACATCTTCAACGCGCTCGACACGCTTAATGGGCCGTCGTCTCCGACACCGCTGTTCACTATAACATGTCTCAGACCGAACGACTCGCTCTCGCCCAACTCGTTCGACAAGCGGCGGATAAAAGCCCAAGTCCGCGCGCTGCTCCTGCCGGACCTCGTCGCGCGGCGGTCCGCAGCGGACTTGCCTGTGACGTACACGCGCGAGGCGTTCTGCGAGCGGTATGTCCCGACGATGCGCGGGGATACGGGGGAAAGGGTGAGGCAGTGCGCGCGGGCGAATGGGTGGGTTGAAGAGCGGGATTATGTGCTTGGCGAGGAGAGAGTGTGGGTTGGGTATGGCGCGTGGAAGGGTGTGGAGGATGCTGTTAGGGCGCGGGAGAGGGAGGCGGAGGGCGGGAGGGGTAGTGCGGAGGATGAGTTTGGTGGGGAGGCGGGGTATGTGGATGATAATAATACGGATTATACGCATGGCACGGCGGAGGGCGGGAACGGGAACGGGCTGGCACCGCCGTCGGGCTATTTTGGGGATAGCGCGGATAATTTGTTGGTTAGTAGGACAGGCGCGGATGGTGCGCGGTATCATGATGCCAATGCCCATTATGGCGAGGGCGGGCTGAGGACGCCGAGGACGCCCAAGGGATACGCCGACGCGGACGACGCGGGCGTATGGGGGTCCGAGTACGAGAACGAACACAAAGGGTCGCCTGAGATACTGCCTTACGGTAGCAACGCCAACAACGGCGGAAACAGCGGAACGAAGGAGATGGTGATCAAAGACGCGCCGAATGCGGTGGAGGAGCTGCCGACGACCACATCGCGCCGCTGGTGGCTGCGCCTCGTCTGGCTCACAACATGGTGGATCCCATCCCCGCTCCTGCGCCTCCTCGGGCGGATGAAGCGCCCCGACGTGCGTCTCGCGTGGAGAGAGAAGGTGACGATCTTCTGgctcatcttcctcttcaacgCCATCGTCATATTCTACATTGTCGAGTTTGGAAGGCTGCTTTGTCCGCGGTTCGATAAAGTCTGGAGTATAGGCGAGGTGAATGAGCATCAGGGCGATGAGGACTTTTGGGTCGCGATTCAGGGGACCGTGTACGACGTGTCGAATTTCGTGCATGGCGATCACAGTAACGGCTACTTTGGCATCAAATCCAACTCCCCGGACGTCCTATCGCAAATGGCCGGGCAGGACCTGACATACTACTTCCCGCCCCCGCTATCGCTAGGCTGCGCGGGGTTGGTGAACAACGGGCAGGTTGCGCTGCAGAGGCAGAACTGGACCGACTTTGCACCGCTCGCGCATCACGTCAGCGGCGCGCTGCAGACGCAGGCGCCGGATATGGAGAACGAGCGGTGGTATGTGGACACGTTTTTGAAGGTGATGAAGCCGATGGCCAAGGGCCCGTTGGTGATTGAGAGCAAGACGATTAGGGCGATGGCCGCGGACGATAATGTCGCCAAGGTCTGGGGGGTATATGAGAACCAGCTCTTTGATCTTACGGACTATGTGTTCACGCTGTCCCAGCAAATCAGCGCGCCGGAGTATGCGTTCCTTGATTCGGATCTGGTGAATGTGTTCAAGCAGCGCTCAGGACAAGATATCACCGCCCCGCTGAACGCTGTGCTGGACTCGTTTAACTCGACGTACCGCGCGCAGCACACGTCGTGTTTGAAGAATGTGTTTTTGGCGGGTGAACCGGATTTTAGGAAGAGCGCGAGGTGTCAGGTGCAGAATTATTTGTTGATTGTGTTTTCGGTTATTATGATGGCGTCGATTTTGGTTAAAT TCCTCGCTGCACTCCAACTCGGCTCGCGAAGACAACCCGAACTCCAAGACAAATTCGTCTTATGCCAAGTACCATGCTACACAGAAGGCGAAGACTCGCTCCGGCGCACCATCGACTCGCTCGCCGCGCTAAACTACGACGACAAGCGCAagctcatcttcatcatctgcGACGGGAACATTATAGGCCATGGGAACGACCGGACGACGCCGCGGATTGTGTTGGATATTCTGGGTGTGGATGCGGGGGTGGATCCGGAGCCGTTGCTTTTTAAGAGTGTGGGTGAGGGATCGAAGGCGTTGAATTATGGCAAGGTTTATTCGGGCCTTTATGAGTTTGAGGGGCATATTGTTCC ATACATGGTCGTAGTCAAAGTCGGCAAACCGACCGAACGCTCCAAGCCGGGAAACAGGGGCAAACGCGACTCGCAGATCCTCGTCATGCATTATTTGAACAGGGTGCATTTCGATGCGCCGATGTCGCCGTTGGAGCTGGAGATTTATCATCAGATGCGGAATGTGATTGGGATTGATCCGGCGTTTTATGAGTATATTTTTACGGTGGATGCTGATACC ACGGTGACACCCGACTCGCTGAACAGACTTGTTGCGTGTAGCGCAGACGACTCGAGTATCATTGGAATCTGTGGAGAAACGAAGCTGACGAACGAGGACGGGTCGTGGTGGACAATGATCCAAGTGTACGAATACTACATCTCGCACCATCTATCCAAAGCATTCGAATCCCTCTTTGGATCCGTAACTTGTCTCCCAGGGTGCTTCTCGCTCTACCGCATCCGCACAGCAGATAAAGGACGGCCCATCATAATATCCAATCGCATCATCGAAGAATACGCCGAACCGAAC ATTTTTAACGACGCTTTTGATGAAACATTTTCCGACGTTCAAGACCAAGTTTACGCCGGATGCGACGGCGCATACGATGGCGCCGGAGAGTTGGAGGATTTTGTTTtcgcagaggaggag ATGTTGCCTGCTACGGTCGTCTAT ctcATTTACCTAGTCATCGTCGTCGCACTTAAAAAAGCCGCGTTGCCTACGATCGCGCTTATCATGTTGGCTGTCACGTATGGTTTACAG GCGTTGATTTTCATTATCAAGAGAGAGTTTATGCTTGTTGGGTGGATGATTGTGTATCTCCTTTC GTACCCAGTGTACAGCTTCTTCCTCCCGGTATACTCGTTCTGGTGCATGGACGAGTTCAGCTGGGGTAATACCCGTGTGGTGATTGgagaagggaaggagaagaaggttATTACGAATGAGGATGAGAAGTTTGATGAGTCGATGATTCCTCTTAAGAAATTCAGCG AGTATGAGGCGGAGGCTTGGGAGACTGCTACGCGGCACTCGGACGATACGGGGTATGATAGCAAAGCGCGCTCGAAATCGCACGGACAAGGTCAACATGCCCAGCGCTCGCGCGACGCCTCGCCCCATGCAAACGCCAACGCGTACAACTCGGCATCGCAGTCGGGCGATTATTACCGCGATACGAATGtgatgatgcagatgcagaggACGGGTGGGAGTCAGCTTTCGCATAGTAATGTGTCGATGCATCTTGctgggcagcagcagcagcaacaacaacaacagcagcagatgcaacagcagcagcagacgATGTCGCAGTATGGGATGCCGCAGATTCCGCCGTTTATGCCGTTTGGCCAGGGTCCGGGGTCCGTTGCTGGGTCTGATTACGCGCATAacgcgggtgtgggtgtgggtggcATGGGTATGCTCCCGCCGTTGGGGTACCAGAATTCAGGGACGATGTCGATGTATGGGATGATGCCGCCGAGTCTTAACCCTATGATGACAGGTGGAGCGATGTCGTTGTTCGgcgctggaggtgctattggtggtggtggtcttggtggtggtgcagggggagggggaggagggggtagTGTGAGCGGATCACAATCCGGTCATGGGCATGGGCTAGGTGGAGGAGCGATGCCCCCGACGCTGCCGCAGACTCTTAATAGGCCGATGTCGACGTTCTCGATGGCGACGAGCGTTAACCCGTTCGCGGGCCCTAGTTTGAACCCGAATCCATCGGACGATGAGCTGTTCAGTGCGCTGAGGAATTATTTGAGTACGCAGGATTTGATGTCTGTTACTAAAAA GACTGCACGAGAGGCGATTGCGGCGAAATTCCCAAAGGCGGATATGGCGTCCCGAAAAGAGTTTTTGAATCAGTCGATTGACAAGATTCTCTCTGAATCATAG